A single window of Kitasatospora sp. HUAS MG31 DNA harbors:
- a CDS encoding DUF4097 family beta strand repeat-containing protein, whose product MQKFDTPAPISTVLAVPAGRVQFIAADRADTTVEVRPANPSKNRDVQAAERTAVAFAEGVLRIEAAGAESRLFGPSGSVEIAVKLPAGSHVEARTGSAELRVVGRLGDLAFEGAYRQIKIDEAASVRLTATDGDVEIGRLGGSAEISTARGDIRIREAVRGTVVLHTQSGDIAVGAAAGVSAALDAGTGYGRISNALKNNGTAELDIRATTSHGDITAATV is encoded by the coding sequence ATGCAGAAGTTCGACACCCCGGCCCCGATCTCCACCGTCCTGGCCGTCCCCGCCGGGCGCGTCCAGTTCATCGCCGCCGACCGTGCCGACACCACCGTCGAGGTCAGGCCCGCCAACCCGTCCAAGAACCGCGACGTCCAGGCCGCCGAGCGGACCGCCGTCGCCTTCGCCGAGGGCGTCCTGCGGATCGAGGCCGCCGGGGCCGAGAGCCGGCTCTTCGGCCCCTCCGGATCCGTGGAGATCGCCGTGAAGCTGCCCGCCGGCTCCCACGTCGAGGCCAGGACCGGCAGCGCCGAGCTCCGCGTCGTCGGCCGCCTCGGCGACCTCGCCTTCGAGGGTGCGTACCGCCAGATCAAGATCGACGAGGCCGCGAGCGTCCGCCTCACGGCGACCGACGGCGACGTGGAGATCGGCCGGCTGGGCGGCTCCGCGGAGATCAGCACCGCCCGGGGCGACATCCGGATCCGCGAGGCCGTCCGCGGCACGGTCGTGCTCCACACCCAGTCCGGCGACATCGCGGTCGGCGCCGCCGCCGGCGTCTCGGCCGCCCTGGACGCCGGCACCGGCTACGGCCGCATCAGCAACGCCCTGAAGAACAACGGCACGGCCGAACTCGACATCCGCGCCACCACCTCCCACGGCGACATCACCGCCGCCACCGTCTGA
- a CDS encoding GbsR/MarR family transcriptional regulator: protein MPGVRLTAHDRRRIADGLAEGLSYGEIARRLDRPTSTVTREITRNGGPSGYRPDRAQQAAVRRARRGRPTPAPGGVPDGPAPAATDPYGRDGEAVDAFADELARLLTVLGLPPMAARVVACLSVTDDGSLTAADLTRRLGVSPASVSKAVAYLEGQELLRRRRDGPRDRERYVIDGDVWRRSLLASAHRNALLAATTRRGAHVLGPATPAGARMDGAAALLDHIVEAIIRTVGPPPHH from the coding sequence GTGCCAGGCGTCAGACTGACCGCGCACGACCGCCGCCGGATCGCCGACGGTCTCGCCGAAGGACTCAGCTACGGAGAGATCGCGCGCCGTCTCGACCGGCCGACCTCCACCGTCACCCGCGAGATCACCCGCAACGGCGGACCGTCCGGCTACCGGCCCGACCGTGCCCAGCAGGCCGCCGTCCGGCGCGCCCGCCGCGGTCGCCCGACCCCGGCCCCGGGCGGCGTTCCGGACGGCCCCGCGCCCGCCGCCACCGACCCGTACGGCCGGGACGGCGAGGCCGTGGACGCCTTCGCCGACGAACTCGCCCGGCTGCTGACCGTCCTCGGCCTCCCCCCGATGGCCGCCAGGGTGGTCGCCTGCCTGTCCGTCACCGACGACGGCAGCCTCACCGCCGCCGACCTCACCCGGCGCCTCGGCGTCAGTCCCGCCTCCGTCTCGAAGGCCGTCGCCTACCTCGAAGGGCAGGAGCTCCTGCGCCGCCGCCGCGACGGCCCACGGGATCGCGAACGCTACGTCATCGACGGCGACGTCTGGCGCCGGTCGCTGCTGGCCAGCGCCCACCGCAACGCCCTGCTCGCCGCCACCACCCGCCGCGGCGCCCACGTCCTGGGCCCCGCGACCCCCGCCGGCGCCCGCATGGACGGCGCCGCCGCCCTCCTCGACCACATCGTCGAGGCGATCATCCGCACGGTCGGCCCACCGCCGCACCACTGA
- a CDS encoding serine hydrolase domain-containing protein, giving the protein MSESVPTSAHAPETTARQDRPDLQKAAQEFVDAGFAGIQLRVHDERGVWVGSAGVRKLGGSAKPPTDGRFWVGSSTKTFVAALVLHLVAEGTVTLDTPVAEHLSAFGLDPRITVRMLLQHTSGLYNFTGELDPDGTFVPGLPGGGKAWVDNRFHSYQPQELIRFALSKPARFEPGTDQSYSNTNYTLAVLLVERLTGHPYAEEMKRRILGPLGLRDTTVPGDSPDLPAPHAHGYYRYQDADQWKVVDVTRQNLSLLVGAGDLISTTRDLGTFFSALLGGRLLPAPLLAEMLKPHGPLGYGLGLFVQDLGPESGGGTIVHHNGGAPGGYGALMISTPDGDRTLTAGLTTGDAAVDPAQEFPKALDRLITAVFRDGHAAG; this is encoded by the coding sequence ATGAGTGAGTCCGTCCCCACCTCCGCGCACGCCCCCGAGACGACGGCCCGTCAGGACCGCCCGGACCTCCAGAAGGCCGCCCAGGAGTTCGTCGACGCCGGCTTCGCCGGGATACAGCTGCGCGTGCACGACGAGCGGGGCGTGTGGGTCGGCAGCGCCGGGGTGCGCAAGCTGGGCGGGAGTGCGAAGCCGCCGACGGACGGGCGGTTCTGGGTGGGCAGCAGCACCAAGACCTTCGTCGCCGCGCTGGTCCTGCACCTGGTGGCCGAGGGCACCGTCACCCTGGACACTCCGGTGGCCGAGCACCTGTCCGCGTTCGGGCTGGACCCTCGGATCACCGTCCGGATGCTGCTGCAACACACCAGCGGGCTCTACAACTTCACCGGGGAGCTCGACCCCGACGGCACCTTCGTGCCGGGGCTCCCCGGCGGGGGCAAGGCGTGGGTGGACAACCGGTTCCACTCCTACCAGCCCCAGGAGCTCATCCGGTTCGCCCTCTCCAAGCCGGCGCGGTTCGAGCCGGGGACCGACCAGAGCTACTCCAACACCAACTACACGCTGGCCGTCCTGCTGGTCGAGCGGCTCACCGGCCACCCGTACGCCGAGGAGATGAAGCGCCGGATCCTCGGGCCGCTCGGGCTGCGGGACACCACCGTGCCGGGCGACTCGCCGGACCTCCCCGCCCCGCACGCCCACGGCTACTACCGCTACCAGGACGCCGACCAGTGGAAGGTCGTCGACGTCACCCGCCAGAACCTCTCCCTCCTGGTCGGCGCCGGCGACCTGATCTCGACCACCCGCGACCTCGGGACGTTCTTCTCCGCGCTGCTCGGCGGCAGGCTCCTGCCGGCCCCGCTGCTGGCCGAGATGCTCAAGCCGCACGGGCCGCTCGGCTACGGACTGGGGCTCTTCGTCCAGGACCTGGGCCCGGAATCCGGCGGCGGCACCATCGTCCACCACAACGGCGGCGCCCCCGGGGGCTACGGCGCGCTGATGATCAGCACCCCCGACGGCGACAGGACCCTCACCGCCGGGCTGACCACCGGCGACGCCGCCGTCGACCCGGCCCAGGAGTTCCCGAAGGCCCTGGACCGACTCATCACGGCGGTGTTCCGCGACGGACACGCCGCGGGCTGA
- a CDS encoding DUF4097 family beta strand repeat-containing protein, protein MQTFDTPTPITAVLDIPAGRIHLVAADRTDTTVEVLPADPAKARDTKAAEQIRVTYTDGVLRIDAPEAGNRILGHSGSIELTIQLPAGSRIDAKADLAELRSTGRLGEVGFEGAQATVELDEAAGARLTTAAGDLAVARLTGSARITAQKGDLTVTEAVRGTLTLRTDAGRITVGAARGTSAALDASTGFGRIDNALRNTGDTPDHLTVHATTAYGDITARSL, encoded by the coding sequence ATGCAGACCTTCGACACCCCCACCCCGATCACCGCCGTCCTCGACATCCCCGCCGGACGCATCCACCTCGTCGCCGCCGACCGGACCGACACCACCGTCGAGGTCCTGCCCGCCGACCCTGCGAAGGCCCGCGACACCAAGGCCGCCGAGCAGATCCGGGTCACCTACACCGACGGCGTCCTGCGGATCGACGCCCCCGAGGCCGGGAACCGCATCCTCGGCCACTCCGGCTCGATCGAGCTGACCATCCAGCTTCCCGCCGGCTCCCGGATCGACGCCAAGGCCGACCTCGCCGAACTCCGCAGCACGGGACGGCTCGGTGAGGTCGGCTTCGAGGGCGCCCAGGCCACCGTCGAGCTCGACGAGGCGGCCGGCGCCCGGCTCACCACCGCGGCCGGCGACCTCGCCGTGGCCCGCCTCACCGGCTCCGCCCGGATCACCGCCCAGAAGGGCGACCTCACCGTCACCGAGGCCGTCCGCGGCACCCTCACCCTCCGCACCGACGCCGGCCGGATCACCGTCGGCGCCGCTCGCGGCACCTCCGCCGCCCTCGACGCCTCCACCGGCTTCGGCCGCATCGACAACGCCCTCCGGAACACCGGCGACACCCCCGACCACCTGACCGTCCACGCCACCACCGCCTACGGCGACATCACCGCCCGCAGCCTCTGA
- a CDS encoding serine hydrolase domain-containing protein, with product MSITPTEQRQDRPELQKAIEEIAASGFLGVQLRVNDERGEWVGSAGVRELGRSEEALTDGHFRIGSSTKSFVAAAVLLLVAEGRIGLDAPAGDHLPGFGLDRRITVRMLLQHTSGIFNHTGEFDEVGRFTPGVPMPYGSTGRAWVENRFRTYRPEELVRLALSRPPRFEPGADWSYSNTNYVLARMVIENVTGRSFPEELHRLILGPLGMTGTVAPGVSPEVPEPHNHSYYRYRDAGRERTLDITRQNPSWVSAGGDMISTTRDLHTYFAALMGGRLLPARLLAEMRTPEAKAGYGLGVFAQDVGQGAGTVFHHNGALGGSAALMYSTPDGRTTLTAGLTCVDDADLSIATAFRNAQLRLVGEVFGGGEADPAGPAD from the coding sequence ATGTCCATCACCCCCACCGAGCAGCGGCAGGACCGCCCGGAGCTGCAGAAGGCGATCGAGGAGATCGCCGCGTCCGGATTCCTCGGTGTGCAGCTCCGGGTCAACGACGAGCGGGGCGAGTGGGTCGGCAGCGCCGGCGTGCGCGAACTGGGCCGGAGTGAGGAGGCACTGACCGACGGTCACTTCCGCATCGGTAGCAGCACCAAGAGCTTCGTCGCGGCCGCGGTGCTCCTCCTGGTGGCCGAGGGCAGGATCGGCCTGGACGCTCCGGCCGGCGACCACCTGCCCGGGTTCGGGCTGGACCGGCGGATCACGGTACGGATGCTGCTGCAGCACACCAGCGGGATCTTCAACCACACCGGCGAGTTCGACGAGGTCGGGAGGTTCACGCCGGGCGTCCCCATGCCGTACGGCAGCACGGGCCGGGCGTGGGTGGAGAACCGGTTCAGGACGTACCGGCCGGAGGAACTCGTGCGGCTGGCGCTGTCCAGGCCGCCGCGGTTCGAGCCCGGCGCGGACTGGAGCTACTCCAACACCAACTACGTGCTGGCCCGGATGGTGATCGAGAACGTGACCGGCCGTTCGTTCCCCGAGGAACTGCACCGGCTGATCCTGGGGCCGCTGGGGATGACCGGCACGGTGGCGCCGGGTGTCTCGCCGGAGGTCCCCGAGCCGCACAACCACAGCTACTACCGCTACCGGGACGCCGGGCGGGAGCGGACACTCGACATCACCCGGCAGAACCCCTCCTGGGTGTCGGCCGGCGGCGACATGATCTCGACCACGCGGGACCTGCACACCTACTTCGCCGCCCTGATGGGCGGCAGGCTCCTGCCGGCCCGGCTGCTGGCCGAGATGCGGACACCGGAGGCGAAGGCCGGCTACGGCCTGGGGGTGTTCGCGCAGGACGTGGGCCAGGGCGCCGGTACCGTCTTCCATCACAACGGCGCCCTCGGGGGTTCGGCGGCGCTGATGTACAGCACCCCCGACGGCCGCACCACCCTGACCGCCGGGCTGACCTGCGTGGACGACGCCGACCTGTCCATCGCGACGGCGTTCCGGAACGCCCAACTGCGGCTCGTCGGCGAGGTGTTCGGCGGCGGCGAGGCCGATCCCGCCGGGCCCGCGGACTGA
- a CDS encoding alpha/beta fold hydrolase — protein sequence MTDNRTSSPTSHWTGMVPVDDTALAVTDTGGPGIPVLYLNGQFATQGYWRRVIADLGTDWRHITYDERARGRKSKRSADYSFEAAVRDVDAVLAARGVDRALVVGWSYGAFVGAHWAGRNPHRALGAVLVDGAFPYDWLDEAMEQRIRKQFRRWSPFLPLLRPTGLTPRMDADQLADCNIELGRISRERELGPVLDGITVPVRYVVASGTSLDSRGDEQERIRTSLDAVTARNPNIAISAKVASNHGAILKKDYRAIAGAVRTVAALGGRRG from the coding sequence ATGACCGACAACCGCACCTCCTCGCCCACCTCCCACTGGACCGGCATGGTGCCGGTGGACGACACGGCCCTGGCCGTCACCGACACCGGTGGCCCCGGCATCCCGGTGCTCTACCTCAACGGCCAGTTCGCCACCCAGGGCTACTGGCGGCGGGTCATCGCCGACCTGGGAACGGACTGGCGGCACATCACCTACGACGAGCGGGCCCGCGGCAGGAAGTCGAAGCGCTCGGCGGACTACTCCTTCGAGGCCGCCGTCCGGGACGTCGACGCCGTCCTCGCGGCTCGCGGCGTGGACCGGGCGCTGGTGGTGGGCTGGTCCTACGGGGCGTTCGTCGGGGCGCACTGGGCCGGCCGCAACCCGCACCGCGCCCTGGGCGCGGTCCTGGTCGACGGCGCCTTCCCCTACGACTGGCTCGACGAGGCCATGGAGCAGCGGATCCGGAAGCAGTTCCGGCGGTGGAGCCCGTTCCTGCCGCTGCTGCGCCCGACCGGCCTGACCCCGCGGATGGACGCCGACCAGCTGGCGGACTGCAACATCGAACTCGGCAGGATCTCCCGCGAGCGCGAGCTGGGCCCGGTGCTGGACGGCATCACCGTCCCGGTGCGGTACGTGGTCGCCTCGGGGACGTCCCTCGACAGCCGGGGGGACGAGCAGGAACGGATCCGCACCAGCCTCGACGCGGTGACCGCCCGTAACCCGAACATCGCGATCAGCGCGAAGGTCGCCAGCAACCACGGCGCGATCCTGAAGAAGGACTACCGCGCCATCGCCGGGGCCGTCCGCACCGTCGCCGCCCTCGGCGGGAGGAGGGGCTGA
- a CDS encoding GNAT family N-acetyltransferase, with product MSRHQAPYQVRHALSDDLPGARSLILDTLYREFGYGYVPRWHADVIDLAGAYLDHPRHALVVAVLDGEVVGTTAVNSAGPAHPPHPRHLAERYPSGPTAQLLRVYVRAEHRRHGLARRMVQLARAFVAEEGGYDRIYLHTNTDVPGAEPFWRALAEEVFDARPSGEHGPWVSTVHFEIPLPPRAAPASSAPPRPCTAGWPRRAPRSA from the coding sequence ATGAGCCGTCACCAAGCCCCCTACCAGGTCCGACACGCGCTGTCGGACGACCTGCCGGGGGCCCGTTCCCTGATCCTCGACACCCTCTACCGCGAGTTCGGCTACGGCTACGTGCCCCGCTGGCACGCGGACGTGATCGACCTCGCCGGGGCCTACCTCGACCACCCCCGCCACGCGCTGGTCGTGGCCGTGCTCGACGGGGAGGTCGTCGGTACCACGGCGGTGAACTCCGCCGGACCGGCGCACCCGCCCCATCCCCGCCACCTCGCCGAGCGCTACCCGTCCGGACCGACCGCCCAGCTGCTGCGGGTCTACGTCCGCGCCGAACACCGCCGCCACGGGCTGGCGCGGCGGATGGTCCAGCTGGCCCGCGCCTTCGTCGCCGAGGAGGGCGGCTACGACCGCATCTACCTGCACACCAACACCGACGTCCCCGGCGCCGAACCGTTCTGGCGCGCGCTGGCGGAGGAGGTCTTCGACGCCCGCCCGAGCGGCGAACACGGCCCCTGGGTCTCCACCGTGCACTTCGAGATCCCGCTGCCGCCGCGAGCGGCCCCGGCTTCATCAGCGCCGCCCAGGCCCTGCACCGCCGGATGGCCACGGAGGGCACCGCGGTCGGCCTGA
- a CDS encoding Fur family transcriptional regulator yields the protein MATEGTAVGLSTVYRAPASLAAAGLTDAVRDDAGERFFRYRPQSHHRHYLVCRGCGHSQEIDSEQVEAWAARIAEESGFTDVHHTVEPAGACPSCTTHR from the coding sequence ATGGCCACGGAGGGCACCGCGGTCGGCCTGAGCACGGTCTACCGCGCGCCGGCCTCACTCGCCGCGGCCGGTCTCACCGATGCCGTCCGCGACGACGCGGGGGAGCGGTTCTTCCGGTACCGCCCGCAGAGCCACCACCGGCACTACCTGGTCTGCCGCGGCTGCGGTCACAGCCAGGAGATCGACTCCGAGCAGGTCGAGGCCTGGGCCGCTCGGATCGCCGAGGAGTCCGGCTTCACCGATGTCCACCACACCGTCGAACCCGCCGGCGCCTGCCCTTCCTGCACCACCCACCGGTAG
- a CDS encoding RICIN domain-containing protein, giving the protein MSDPADLPPDAERTRREAARTLIARHHEALLAYTRRLCRDERDAQRLADEVFADTLDAARSGTGPTHAWRPHLLAAARRAAAGWADTGQGARLAPDFAAWLQRLVRTNPEVSSARAAIVSAERDSVAFQAFRQLPEPLQADLWRQLEAPAAEDSPDRPTADTQADPPPHRLVQDLFDTYLQVYAATAPRRECRQLVARLGDAVRRGDTGDPALEAHLARCPECAHARSELVAVRTWQRPVLRDALLLWTGDPGPEPSEAALMPLPPTALRAEPPVPGPSAGPRERPPATERRPRRPSRRAIGLGAAALLVGLVLVTVPQASWGPRQPELRLGAAQPLGVPADPLPLSPSPPSRTPEADPGPASPTATGPSPSASPTRPGAAATAAGATPSPSRLTPDFRLVNQRSGLCVSPGDRTGAGVRLATCTGGDAQRWQFLRGGDGAYQIRNAAGGSCLDGTTEGGNLVTVILRECRTDRPEQRWKVVVDQKAGAFRLFFVPKVPSSDYPDHLLGPTDIWPGPAKDGTSLVHQPNYYLKDDFLFTTN; this is encoded by the coding sequence GTGTCAGACCCCGCCGACCTCCCGCCGGACGCCGAACGCACCCGCCGGGAGGCAGCCCGTACCCTCATCGCCCGCCACCACGAAGCCCTCCTCGCGTACACCCGCCGACTGTGCCGGGACGAGCGCGACGCCCAGCGGCTCGCCGACGAGGTCTTCGCCGACACCCTGGACGCGGCGCGCTCCGGAACGGGCCCGACCCACGCCTGGCGGCCCCACCTGCTGGCGGCGGCCCGACGTGCCGCCGCCGGCTGGGCCGACACCGGCCAGGGTGCCCGGCTCGCACCGGACTTCGCGGCCTGGCTGCAGCGCCTCGTCCGGACGAACCCCGAGGTGTCCTCCGCGCGGGCCGCGATCGTCTCGGCCGAACGGGACTCGGTGGCGTTCCAGGCCTTCCGGCAGCTCCCGGAGCCCCTCCAGGCCGATCTCTGGCGGCAGTTGGAGGCACCGGCCGCGGAGGACTCCCCCGACCGGCCGACCGCCGACACGCAGGCCGACCCCCCGCCCCACCGGCTCGTCCAGGACCTCTTCGACACCTACCTCCAGGTGTACGCCGCGACCGCGCCGCGCCGCGAGTGCCGGCAGCTCGTCGCCAGGCTGGGCGACGCCGTACGGCGGGGCGACACCGGCGACCCCGCCCTCGAAGCCCACCTGGCCCGGTGCCCGGAGTGCGCCCACGCCCGGTCCGAACTCGTCGCCGTCCGGACCTGGCAGCGGCCCGTGCTACGCGACGCGCTGCTGCTGTGGACGGGCGACCCGGGGCCCGAGCCGTCGGAGGCCGCGCTCATGCCCCTCCCGCCGACGGCTCTCCGGGCGGAGCCTCCGGTGCCCGGTCCGTCCGCCGGTCCGCGGGAACGGCCGCCCGCCACCGAGCGCCGGCCGCGGCGCCCCTCCCGCAGAGCCATCGGGCTCGGCGCGGCCGCCCTCCTGGTCGGTCTCGTCCTGGTGACCGTCCCACAGGCGTCCTGGGGTCCCCGTCAGCCCGAACTGCGGCTCGGAGCCGCGCAGCCGCTCGGGGTGCCGGCCGACCCGCTCCCGCTGTCCCCGTCGCCGCCGAGTCGGACGCCGGAGGCCGACCCCGGCCCCGCCTCGCCCACCGCCACGGGCCCCTCGCCGAGTGCCTCGCCCACCAGACCCGGCGCGGCTGCGACCGCCGCCGGTGCCACCCCGTCACCTTCCCGCCTGACCCCCGACTTCCGCCTGGTCAACCAGCGTTCCGGGCTGTGCGTCAGTCCCGGCGACCGCACCGGGGCCGGGGTCCGCCTGGCCACCTGTACCGGCGGCGACGCGCAGCGCTGGCAGTTCCTCCGCGGCGGCGACGGCGCCTACCAGATCCGCAACGCGGCCGGCGGGTCCTGCCTGGACGGCACCACCGAGGGCGGCAACCTCGTCACGGTCATCCTGCGGGAGTGCCGCACCGACCGGCCCGAGCAGCGGTGGAAGGTCGTCGTGGACCAGAAGGCCGGCGCCTTCCGCCTCTTCTTCGTCCCGAAGGTCCCGTCCAGCGACTACCCCGACCACCTCCTCGGCCCCACCGACATCTGGCCGGGCCCGGCCAAGGACGGCACGTCACTCGTCCACCAGCCCAACTACTACCTGAAGGACGACTTCCTGTTCACCACGAACTGA
- a CDS encoding serine hydrolase domain-containing protein yields MRIAVRVGCAVLAGAVTTGVVAAAPASAGQGPRGHRGVQAVLERAVAEGRLPGAVAEVREENGRRWFGAAGVADTGTGRDRHRGDRFRIGSTTKTFVATVVLQLVAEHRLGLDDTVEQWLPGLLDGNGYDGRSVTVRQLLNNTSGVFNYVLDDQLRRAASGTAFLEHRFDTYRPQELVRIAVRNGPAFAPGTDWGYSDTNYVIAGMIVEKATGGSLGEEIERRITRPLGLRGTYQPAAGDTAIHGPHGREYSRLMATAPGADAHDVTELDPSWAWATGDMVSTVEDLNTFFGALLAGRLLPAAQQREMFATLPTRGQWIPDTTYGLGVASITLPCGPTVWGMGGAIPGSWSYTFGTRDGRHLLSTNVNGDWADGTWTMPNPIGVFTAELEAEFCPTD; encoded by the coding sequence ATGAGGATCGCCGTTCGGGTGGGCTGCGCCGTGCTGGCCGGTGCCGTGACGACGGGCGTGGTCGCCGCCGCGCCCGCGTCCGCGGGGCAGGGGCCGCGCGGGCACCGGGGTGTGCAGGCCGTGCTGGAGCGGGCCGTGGCCGAGGGGAGGCTGCCGGGTGCCGTGGCCGAGGTGCGGGAGGAGAACGGGCGGCGGTGGTTCGGCGCGGCCGGCGTGGCGGACACCGGCACCGGGCGGGACCGCCACCGGGGCGACCGGTTCCGGATCGGCAGCACCACCAAGACGTTCGTGGCCACGGTCGTGCTGCAACTCGTCGCCGAGCACCGGCTCGGACTCGACGACACGGTGGAGCAGTGGCTGCCCGGGCTCCTCGACGGCAACGGCTACGACGGCAGGTCCGTCACCGTCCGCCAGCTGCTGAACAACACCAGCGGGGTCTTCAACTACGTCCTGGACGATCAGCTGCGGCGCGCGGCCTCCGGAACGGCGTTCCTGGAACACCGCTTCGACACCTACCGCCCCCAGGAGCTGGTGCGGATCGCGGTCCGCAACGGGCCCGCCTTCGCGCCCGGCACCGACTGGGGCTACTCCGACACCAACTACGTGATCGCCGGGATGATCGTCGAGAAGGCGACCGGCGGAAGCCTGGGCGAGGAGATCGAGCGACGGATCACCCGCCCCCTCGGCCTGAGGGGCACCTACCAGCCGGCCGCCGGCGACACGGCGATCCACGGCCCGCACGGACGCGAGTACTCCCGCCTGATGGCGACCGCCCCCGGCGCGGACGCCCACGACGTCACCGAGCTGGACCCGTCCTGGGCCTGGGCCACCGGCGACATGGTCTCCACCGTCGAGGACCTCAACACCTTCTTCGGCGCCCTGCTCGCCGGTCGGCTCCTCCCGGCGGCCCAGCAGCGGGAGATGTTCGCGACCCTGCCCACCCGCGGCCAGTGGATCCCCGACACCACCTACGGCCTCGGCGTCGCCTCGATCACGCTGCCGTGCGGCCCCACGGTGTGGGGCATGGGCGGCGCGATCCCGGGCTCCTGGTCGTACACCTTCGGCACCCGCGACGGCCGGCACCTGCTGTCGACCAACGTCAACGGCGACTGGGCCGACGGCACCTGGACCATGCCGAATCCGATCGGCGTGTTCACGGCCGAGCTGGAGGCGGAGTTCTGCCCGACCGACTGA
- a CDS encoding MerR family transcriptional regulator has translation MASGVTIGQAAAFVGVTVKTVRHYHKLGVVEEPERDGSGYRRYGSADLLRLVQARTLAAAGVPLAEVGPLLDADADRFAATLAEVERRLTGRIADLIASRDTLHRLADGDRALLPDRACAVLDRMPGLGFGPDYVAAQREALVLARALVPEGFDGFLAQLEHGLDDPEWVDLTRRGWEAETWNPEDPRIEELATALADRYLANPALLGNPDSLRAWRRASAQYRLIDDHRGDRAPVSARLTALTEARLRSAGVAFPRR, from the coding sequence ATGGCGAGCGGAGTCACGATCGGGCAGGCGGCGGCCTTCGTCGGCGTCACGGTGAAGACGGTGCGGCACTACCACAAACTCGGTGTGGTGGAGGAGCCGGAACGTGACGGCTCCGGCTACCGGCGGTACGGATCGGCCGACCTGCTGCGGCTGGTGCAGGCCCGGACGCTGGCCGCCGCCGGGGTGCCGCTGGCCGAGGTCGGGCCGCTGCTCGACGCCGACGCCGACCGGTTCGCCGCCACGCTCGCCGAGGTCGAACGGCGGCTCACCGGACGGATCGCGGACCTGATCGCAAGCCGCGACACGCTGCACCGGCTCGCCGACGGCGACCGGGCCCTGCTGCCCGACCGCGCCTGCGCGGTGCTGGACCGGATGCCCGGCCTCGGCTTCGGCCCCGACTACGTGGCGGCGCAGCGCGAAGCCCTGGTGCTGGCCCGGGCGTTGGTGCCGGAGGGCTTCGACGGTTTCCTGGCCCAGCTCGAACACGGGCTCGACGACCCCGAGTGGGTCGACCTCACCCGGCGTGGCTGGGAGGCCGAGACCTGGAATCCGGAGGACCCCAGGATCGAGGAACTCGCCACCGCCCTGGCCGACCGCTACCTCGCCAACCCCGCGCTGCTCGGCAACCCCGACAGTCTGAGGGCCTGGAGGAGGGCGTCCGCCCAGTACCGGCTGATCGACGACCACCGCGGGGACCGGGCGCCGGTCTCGGCCCGGCTCACCGCGCTGACCGAGGCCCGGCTCCGCTCCGCGGGCGTGGCGTTCCCCCGCCGGTGA
- a CDS encoding GbsR/MarR family transcriptional regulator — translation MPGGRLTQQERQQIALGLADGLAYAEIARRLDRPTSTVTREVMRNGGPTAYRADLAHRATERRAHRRGPASPKGSEPTPQPYGRDAEAVRGLEETLTGVLNQSGLPRMMARVMSCLYTTDAGSLTASELARRLEVSPASVSKAITFLEGMELVRRERDERRRERYIVDDDLWYQSMIRSVRDNARFVEAAREGVGVLGPGTPAATRLENVARFLDFVSESLVRAAEQAREVLYTRPGTPTDGGAGPTGPEQAQA, via the coding sequence ATGCCGGGAGGCAGACTCACCCAGCAGGAACGCCAGCAGATCGCGCTGGGGCTGGCCGACGGCCTCGCCTACGCGGAGATCGCGCGGCGCCTGGACCGCCCGACCTCGACGGTCACCCGCGAGGTGATGCGCAACGGCGGCCCCACCGCCTACCGGGCCGATCTCGCCCACCGCGCCACCGAACGCCGCGCCCACCGCCGCGGCCCCGCCTCCCCCAAGGGGTCGGAGCCCACCCCGCAGCCGTACGGGCGTGACGCCGAGGCCGTCCGCGGCCTGGAGGAGACGCTCACCGGCGTTCTCAACCAGTCGGGCCTGCCGAGGATGATGGCGCGGGTGATGAGCTGCCTCTACACCACCGACGCCGGCAGCCTCACCGCGTCCGAACTCGCCCGGCGCCTCGAGGTCAGCCCGGCGTCCGTCTCCAAGGCGATCACCTTCCTGGAGGGCATGGAACTGGTCCGCCGGGAACGCGACGAACGCCGCCGCGAGCGCTACATCGTCGACGACGACCTCTGGTACCAGTCGATGATCCGCAGCGTCCGGGACAACGCCCGGTTCGTCGAGGCCGCGCGTGAGGGCGTCGGCGTCCTCGGCCCCGGCACCCCGGCCGCCACCCGCCTGGAGAACGTCGCCCGCTTTCTCGACTTCGTCTCCGAGAGCCTCGTCCGCGCCGCGGAGCAGGCCCGCGAGGTGCTCTACACCCGACCCGGGACGCCCACGGACGGCGGCGCCGGGCCGACGGGTCCGGAGCAGGCGCAGGCGTAG